One window of the Ictidomys tridecemlineatus isolate mIctTri1 chromosome 11, mIctTri1.hap1, whole genome shotgun sequence genome contains the following:
- the Igsf8 gene encoding immunoglobulin superfamily member 8 — MGAPGPKPTLLLLLMLGVVCCAREVLVPMGPLYRVAGTAVSISCNVSGYEGPAQQDFEWFLYRPEAPEAALGIISTRDTRFSYAVFGPRVAAGEVQVQRLQGDAVVLKIARLQAQDAGIYECYTPSTDAQYLGSYSGKVELRVLPDMLQVSAAPPGPRGRQAPTSPPRLTVHEGQELALGCLARTNTEKHTHLAVSFGRAVPEAPVGRATLQEVVGLRSNLAVEAGHPYAERLAAGELRLGKEGADRYRMVVGGAQAGDAGTYHCTAAEWIQDPDGSWAQIAEKRAVLAHVDVQTLSSQLAVTVGPGERRIGPGEPLELLCNVSGALPPPGPHAAYSVGWEMAPAGAPGPGRLVAQLDTEGVGSLGPGYEDRHIAMEKVASRTYRLRLEAARPGDAGTYRCLAKAYVRGSGTRLREAASARSRPLPVHVREEGVALEAVAWLAGGTVYRGETASLLCNISVRGGPLGLRLAASWWVERLEEGELSSGPAQLVGAVDQDGVAELGVRPGGGPVSVELVGPRSHRLRLHSLGPEDEGVYHCAPSAWVQHADYSWYQAGSARSGPVTVYPYMHALDTLFVPLLVGTGVALVTGATILATITCCFMKRLRKR, encoded by the exons ATGGGCGCCCCGGGTCCCAAGCCGACGCTGCTGCTACTGCTAATGCTGG GAGTCGTGTGTTGTGCCCGGGAGGTGCTGGTCCCCATGGGGCCCCTGTACCGAGTGGCTGGCACAGCTGTCTCCATCTCCTGCAATGTGAGTGGCTACGAGGGCCCTGCCCAGCAGGACTTTGAGTGGTTCCTGTACAGGCCTGAGGCCCCAGAGGCCGCACTGGGCATCATCAGCACGAGGGATACACGATTCTCCTATGCTGTGTTTGGGCCCCGTGTGGCGGCTGGTGAAGTGCAGGTGCAGCGTCTACAGGGTGATGCCGTGGTACTCAAGATTGCCCGCCTGCAGGCCCAGGATGCTGGAATTTACGAGTGTTACACTCCCTCCACAGATGCCCAATACCTGGGCAGCTACAGTGGCAAAGTGGAACTGAGAG TTCTTCCAGATATGCTGCAGGTATCTGCTGCTCCTCCAGGGCCACGAGGCCGTCAAGCCCCGACCTCACCACCACGCCTGACGGTGCACGAGGGGCAGGAGCTGGCCCTGGGCTGCCTGGCTCGGACAAATACAGAGAAGCACACACACCTGGCTGTGTCCTTTGGACGAGCTGTACCTGAGGCTCCAGTGGGTCGAGCCACTCTGCAGGAAGTGGTGGGACTCCGGTCTAACTTGGCTGTGGAGGCTGGACACCCCTATGCTGAGCGGCTAGCTGCAGGGGAATTACGGCTTGGCAAGGAAGGGGCTGATCGGTACCGCATGGTGGTCGGGGGTGCCCAGGCCGGAGATGCAGGCACCTATCACTGTACTGCTGCTGAGTGGATTCAGGATCCTGATGGCAGCTGGGCACAGATTGCAGAGAAAAGGGCTGTCCTGGCCCATGTGGATGTGCAGACACTGT CTAGCCAGTTGGCAGTGACAGTGGGGCCTGGTGAACGTCGGATTGGCCCAGGGGAACCTTTGGAACTGCTGTGCAATGTGTCAGGGGCACTGCCCCCACCAGGCCCTCATGCTGCATACTCTGTGGGCTGGGAGATGGCACCTGCAGGGGCACCCGGGCCTGGCCGCCTGGTAGCCCAGTTGGACACAGAAGGCGTGGGCAGCTTGGGCCCTGGCTATGAGGACCGGCACATTGCCATGGAGAAGGTGGCGTCTAGAACCTACCGTCTACGGCTAGaggctgccaggcctggggatgCGGGTACCTATCGCTGTCTCGCCAAAGCCTACGTTCGAGGGTCTGGGACTCGGCTTCGAGAAGCAGCCAGTGCCCGCTCCCGGCCTCTTCCTGTGCATGTACGGGAGGAAG GAGTGGCACTGGAGGCTGTGGCATGGCTAGCAGGGGGCACGGTGTACCGTGGGGAGACTGCATCCCTGTTGTGCAATATCTCTGTGCGTGGCGGCCCCCTAGGGCTGCGGCTGGCTGCCAGCTGGTGGGTGGAGCGACTAGAGGAGGGGGAGCTGAGCTCTGGCCCTGCCCAGCTGGTAGGCGCTGTGGACCAGGATGGTGTGGCAGAGCTGGGGGTCCGACCAGGTGGAGGCCCTGTCAGCGTGGAGCTGGTGGGTCCCCGAAGCCATCGACTGAGACTGCACAGCTTGGGGCCTGAGGACGAaggtgtgtaccactgcgccCCCAGCGCCTGGGTGCAGCATGCTGACTACAGCTGGTACCAGGCAGGCAGTGCCCGCTCGGGGCCTGTCACAGTCTACCCCTACATGCATG CTCTGGACACCCTATTTGTGCCCCTTTTGGTGGGTACAGGAGTGGCTCTAGTCACTGGCGCCACCATTCTTGCCACCATCACCTGCTGCTTCATGAAGAGGCTTCGAAAACGGTGA